In one Lycium barbarum isolate Lr01 chromosome 7, ASM1917538v2, whole genome shotgun sequence genomic region, the following are encoded:
- the LOC132602903 gene encoding uncharacterized protein LOC132602903 isoform X4 codes for MPDFANLEISSESNTQIQALVSDQNSHMGFPILQKEDELNLENNGCVELEQKEDKLNLENNGCGELEKKADELILENNGFDELKMKENNGCGELEISPKMPDFGNLLNPPNLEISSESNTQIEALVTDQDSDMVFPILQKEDDLEQKKDELILENNGCGELEQKENELNLENNGIGEDELNLENNGCDELEISQKMPDFGNLLNPSSNLEISSESDNQMQILISDQDSHLGIPILLKEDELKLENNGFGELEMKEEELILESNGFDELKLKNNGNLLDPPNLEISSESDNQMQILKNNGCGLLEKKENELYLGKNGCGELEMKEEELMLENNGCGELVMKEDELMPENNGCVELEANENELILENNGCCGELEKKENELILEKNGYVELEMKEDELNLENSGCVELEMKGDELVLEKNGYVELEMKENELNLDNSGCELEVKENQLILENNGCGDLEMKEDELILENNGCGESEMKENQLILENNGCGELETKEDQLILENNGCGELNLENNGCIELEMKENELILENNGFGELENKEDELNLENNGCVELEMKENELILEHNGCGELEMKEDELILENNGCGELEQKEDELILENNGCVELEQKEDELILENNGCGELNLENNGCDELGFRGLRPNGGGSVAKKSLDEFVKDWVDRRINGGVDKRNCILPFLVHAPKSVCYVCNKKIHLWRCIRCPLASHDKCAAFPEHVVHLNDQPGRVICWKHPSDWRLLEKHEASTSNLEEIFKNLPLPYMEEEFKIDINWKDMIDNRSEPPPYVHIKRNVYLIKRKRDDINADIGCTSCRSTECSDSCVCSKMGTNSNDSFTIFCDLHKYNWVQSISCSKACHCSDMCSNRPFRRDRRIKLVKTELCGWGVVAAESVNKGDFIIEYIGEVIDDALCEKRLWDMKYKGVKNFYMCELRKDFTIDATFKGNLSRFLNHSCDPNCKLEKWQVEGETRVGVFAARSIEVGESLTYDYRFVQFGPEVKCHCGASNCQGYLGSKKKITNKLDICWGLKRKRTSTSCLAIIKVNSC; via the exons AGTTGGAACAGAAAGAAGATAAGTTAAATCTTGAAAACAATGGTTGTGGTGAGTTGGAAAAGAAAGCAGATGAGTTAATTCTTGAAAACAATGGTTTTGATGAGTTGAAGATGAAAGAAAATAATGGTTGTGGTGAGTTGGAAATTAGCCCAAAAATGCCTGATTTTGGCAATCTTTTGAACCCTCCAAATCTTGAAATTTCCAGTGAATCTAATACCCAAATAGAGGCACTAGTTACTGACCAAGATTCTGATATGGTGTTCCCTATTTTGCAAAAAGAAGATGACTTGGAACAGAAAAAAGATGAGTTGATTCTTGAAAACAATGGTTGTGGTGAGTTGGAACAGAAAGAAAATGAgttaaatttggaaaataatggtATTGGTGAGGATGAGTTAAATCTGGAAAATAATGGTTGTGATGAGTTGGAAATTAGCCAAAAAATGCCTGATTTTGGCAATCTTTTGAACCCTTCTTCAAATCTTGAAATTTCCAGTGAATCTGATAACCAAATGCAGATACTAATTTCTGACCAAGATTCCCACTTGGGTATCCCTATTTTGCTAAAAGAAGATGAATTGAAACTGGAAAACAATGGTTTTGGTGAGTTGGAAATGAAAGAAGAAGAGTTAATTCTTGAAAGCAATGGTTTTGATGAGTTGAAACTGAAAAATAATGGTAACCTTTTGGACCCTCCAAATCTTGAAATTTCCAGTGAATCTGATAACCAAATGCAGATACTAAAAAATAATGGCTGTGGTTtgttggaaaagaaagagaatgaGTTATATCTGGGAAAAAATGGTTGTGGTGAGTTGGAAATGAAAGAAGAGGAGTTAATGCTTGAAAACAATGGTTGTGGTGAGTTGGTAATGAAAGAAGACGAGTTAATGCCTGAAAACAATGGTTGTGTTGAGTTGGAAGCGAATGAAAACGAGTTGATTCTTGAAAACAATGGTTGTTGTGGTGagctggaaaagaaagaaaatgagttAATTCTTGAAAAAAATGGCTATGTTGAGTTGGAAATGAAAGAGGATGAGTTGAATCTTGAAAACAGTGGTTGTGTTGAGTTGGAAATGAAAGGAGATGAGTTAGTTCTTGAAAAAAATGGGTATGTTGAGTTGGAAATGAAAGAAAATGAGTTAAATCTGGATAATTCTGGTTGTGAGTTGGAAGTGAAAGAAAACCAGTTAATTCTTGAAAACAATGGTTGTGGTGACTTGGAAATGAAAGAAGACGAGTTAATTCTTGAAAATAATGGTTGTGGTGAGTCGGAAATGAAAGAAAACCAGTTAATTCTTGAAAACAATGGTTGTGGTGAGCTGGAAACGAAAGAAGACCAGTTAATTCTTGAAAACAATGGTTGTGGTGAgctaaatttggaaaataatggtTGTATTGAGTTGGAAATGAAAGAAAACGAGTTAATTCTTGAAAATAATGGTTTTGGTGAGTTGGAAAACAAAGAAGATGAGTTAAATCTGGAAAACAATGGTTGTGTTGAGCTGGAAATGAAAGAAAATGAGTTAATTCTTGAACATAATGGTTGTGGTGAGTTGGAGATGAAAGAAGATGAGTTAATTCTTGAAAACAATGGTTGTGGTGAGTTGGAGCAGAAAGAAGACGAGTTAATTCTTGAAAACAATGGTTGTGTTGAGTTGGAGCAGAAAGAAGACGAGTTAATTCTTGAAAACAATGGTTGTGGTGAGTTAAATCTGGAAAACAATGGTTGTGATGAGTTGGGATTTAGGGGTTTGAGGCCAAATGGTGGTGGGTCGGTGGCGAAAAAGAGTTTGGATGAGTTTGTCAAAGATTGGGTTGATAGGAGAATCAATGGTGGTGTTGATAAACGCAATTGTATATTGCCATTCCTTGTTCATGCTCCGAAATCG GTATGTTATGTTTGTAATAAAAAGATACATCTCTGGCGGTGCATCAGATGTCCACTAGCATCACATGACAAGTGTGCCGCATTTCCGGAGCACGTGGTTCATTTAAATGATCAGCCAGGGCGAGTTATTTGTTGGAAGCATCCATCAGATTGGCGTCTTCTGGAGAAG CATGAAGCCTCAACAAGTAATTTGGAG GAGATATTCAAGAATTTGCCTTTACCATACATGGAGGAGGAGTTCAAGATTGACATAAATTGGAAAGACATGATTGACAACAGATCTGAACCACCTCCATACGTGCATATCAAGAGAA ATGTCTACCTCATTAAAAGAAAACGTGATGACATTAATGCTGATATTGGGTGCACGAGCTGCAGATCCACTGAATGCTCGGACAGTTGTGTTTGCAG CAAGATGGGCACCAACTCCAATGACAGCTTCACCATCTTCTGTGATCTCCATAAATATAACTG GGTTCAATCCATAAGTTGTTCGAAGGCGTGCCATTGCTCTGATATGTGCTCAAACAGACCATTTCGGAGAGATAGAAGGATAAAACTTGTCAAG ACTGAACTTTGTGGTTGGGGGGTGGTAGCAGCTGAATCTGTAAACAAAGGTGACTTCATAATTGAGTACATTGGCGAAG TTATTGACGATGCCTTGTGTGAGAAAAGGCTTTGGGACATGAAATACAAGGGAGTGAAAAATTTCTACATGTGTGAACTACGGAAAGATTTCACAATTGATGCAACATTCAAGGGAAACTTGTCCCGTTTTCTCAACCATAGTTGTGATCCTAATTGCAAATTGGAAAAATG GCAGGTAGAAGGTGAGACTCGAGTTGGTGTCTTTGCTGCTCGATCCATTGAAGTAGGAGAATCTCTGACCTATGATTACAG ATTTGTGCAGTTTGGACCGGAAGTGAAGTGCCATTGTGGAGCTTCGAATTGTCAAGGCTATCTTGGCAGCAAAAAGAAAATCACAAATAAACTGGACATCTGCTGGGGTTTGAAACGCAAGAGAACGTCTACTTCTTGCCTCGCGATCATTAAAGTGAATTCATGTTAG
- the LOC132602903 gene encoding uncharacterized protein LOC132602903 isoform X2 encodes MPDFANLEISSESNTQIQALVSDQNSHMGFPILQKEDELNLENNGCVELEQKEDKLNLENNGCGELEKKADELILENNGFDELKMKENNGCGELEISPKMPDFGNLLNPPNLEISSESNTQIEALVTDQDSDMVFPILQKEDDLEQKKDELILENNGCGELEQKENELNLENNGIGEDELNLENNGCDELEISQKMPDFGNLLNPSSNLEISSESDNQMQILISDQDSHLGIPILLKEDELKLENNGFGELEMKEEELILESNGFDELKLKNNGNLLDPPNLEISSESDNQMQILKNNGCGLLEKKENELYLGKNGCGELEMKEEELMLENNGCGELVMKEDELMPENNGCVELEANENELILENNGCCGELEKKENELILEKNGYVELEMKEDELNLENSGCVELEMKGDELVLEKNGYVELEMKENELNLDNSGCELEVKENQLILENNGCGDLEMKEDELILENNGCGESEMKENQLILENNGCGELETKEDQLILENNGCGELNLENNGCIELEMKENELILENNGFGELENKEDELNLENNGCVELEMKENELILEHNGCGELEMKEDELILENNGCGELEQKEDELILENNGCVELEQKEDELILENNGCDELGFRGLRPNGGGSVAKKSLDEFVKDWVDRRINGGVDKRNCILPFLVHAPKSLECSVCQRLIFPGEEVECSVRDCTGVFHSECAKEILGSSSPKAFKCPQHVCYVCNKKIHLWRCIRCPLASHDKCAAFPEHVVHLNDQPGRVICWKHPSDWRLLEKHEASTSNLEEIFKNLPLPYMEEEFKIDINWKDMIDNRSEPPPYVHIKRNVYLIKRKRDDINADIGCTSCRSTECSDSCVCSKMGTNSNDSFTIFCDLHKYNWVQSISCSKACHCSDMCSNRPFRRDRRIKLVKTELCGWGVVAAESVNKGDFIIEYIGEVIDDALCEKRLWDMKYKGVKNFYMCELRKDFTIDATFKGNLSRFLNHSCDPNCKLEKWQVEGETRVGVFAARSIEVGESLTYDYRFVQFGPEVKCHCGASNCQGYLGSKKKITNKLDICWGLKRKRTSTSCLAIIKVNSC; translated from the exons AGTTGGAACAGAAAGAAGATAAGTTAAATCTTGAAAACAATGGTTGTGGTGAGTTGGAAAAGAAAGCAGATGAGTTAATTCTTGAAAACAATGGTTTTGATGAGTTGAAGATGAAAGAAAATAATGGTTGTGGTGAGTTGGAAATTAGCCCAAAAATGCCTGATTTTGGCAATCTTTTGAACCCTCCAAATCTTGAAATTTCCAGTGAATCTAATACCCAAATAGAGGCACTAGTTACTGACCAAGATTCTGATATGGTGTTCCCTATTTTGCAAAAAGAAGATGACTTGGAACAGAAAAAAGATGAGTTGATTCTTGAAAACAATGGTTGTGGTGAGTTGGAACAGAAAGAAAATGAgttaaatttggaaaataatggtATTGGTGAGGATGAGTTAAATCTGGAAAATAATGGTTGTGATGAGTTGGAAATTAGCCAAAAAATGCCTGATTTTGGCAATCTTTTGAACCCTTCTTCAAATCTTGAAATTTCCAGTGAATCTGATAACCAAATGCAGATACTAATTTCTGACCAAGATTCCCACTTGGGTATCCCTATTTTGCTAAAAGAAGATGAATTGAAACTGGAAAACAATGGTTTTGGTGAGTTGGAAATGAAAGAAGAAGAGTTAATTCTTGAAAGCAATGGTTTTGATGAGTTGAAACTGAAAAATAATGGTAACCTTTTGGACCCTCCAAATCTTGAAATTTCCAGTGAATCTGATAACCAAATGCAGATACTAAAAAATAATGGCTGTGGTTtgttggaaaagaaagagaatgaGTTATATCTGGGAAAAAATGGTTGTGGTGAGTTGGAAATGAAAGAAGAGGAGTTAATGCTTGAAAACAATGGTTGTGGTGAGTTGGTAATGAAAGAAGACGAGTTAATGCCTGAAAACAATGGTTGTGTTGAGTTGGAAGCGAATGAAAACGAGTTGATTCTTGAAAACAATGGTTGTTGTGGTGagctggaaaagaaagaaaatgagttAATTCTTGAAAAAAATGGCTATGTTGAGTTGGAAATGAAAGAGGATGAGTTGAATCTTGAAAACAGTGGTTGTGTTGAGTTGGAAATGAAAGGAGATGAGTTAGTTCTTGAAAAAAATGGGTATGTTGAGTTGGAAATGAAAGAAAATGAGTTAAATCTGGATAATTCTGGTTGTGAGTTGGAAGTGAAAGAAAACCAGTTAATTCTTGAAAACAATGGTTGTGGTGACTTGGAAATGAAAGAAGACGAGTTAATTCTTGAAAATAATGGTTGTGGTGAGTCGGAAATGAAAGAAAACCAGTTAATTCTTGAAAACAATGGTTGTGGTGAGCTGGAAACGAAAGAAGACCAGTTAATTCTTGAAAACAATGGTTGTGGTGAgctaaatttggaaaataatggtTGTATTGAGTTGGAAATGAAAGAAAACGAGTTAATTCTTGAAAATAATGGTTTTGGTGAGTTGGAAAACAAAGAAGATGAGTTAAATCTGGAAAACAATGGTTGTGTTGAGCTGGAAATGAAAGAAAATGAGTTAATTCTTGAACATAATGGTTGTGGTGAGTTGGAGATGAAAGAAGATGAGTTAATTCTTGAAAACAATGGTTGTGGTGAGTTGGAGCAGAAAGAAGACGAGTTAATTCTTGAAAACAATGGTTGTGTTGAGTTGGAGCAGAAAGAAGACGAGTTAATTCTTGAAAACAATGGTTGTG ATGAGTTGGGATTTAGGGGTTTGAGGCCAAATGGTGGTGGGTCGGTGGCGAAAAAGAGTTTGGATGAGTTTGTCAAAGATTGGGTTGATAGGAGAATCAATGGTGGTGTTGATAAACGCAATTGTATATTGCCATTCCTTGTTCATGCTCCGAAATCG CTTGAGTGCTCCGTTTGCCAAAGATTAATTTTTCCAGGCGAGGAGGTAGAATGCTCTGTTCGAGATTGTACGGGTGTTTTCCACTCAGAATGTGCAAAAGAAATACTTGGGTCATCTTCTCCGAAAGCGTTTAAGTGCCCTCAGCAT GTATGTTATGTTTGTAATAAAAAGATACATCTCTGGCGGTGCATCAGATGTCCACTAGCATCACATGACAAGTGTGCCGCATTTCCGGAGCACGTGGTTCATTTAAATGATCAGCCAGGGCGAGTTATTTGTTGGAAGCATCCATCAGATTGGCGTCTTCTGGAGAAG CATGAAGCCTCAACAAGTAATTTGGAG GAGATATTCAAGAATTTGCCTTTACCATACATGGAGGAGGAGTTCAAGATTGACATAAATTGGAAAGACATGATTGACAACAGATCTGAACCACCTCCATACGTGCATATCAAGAGAA ATGTCTACCTCATTAAAAGAAAACGTGATGACATTAATGCTGATATTGGGTGCACGAGCTGCAGATCCACTGAATGCTCGGACAGTTGTGTTTGCAG CAAGATGGGCACCAACTCCAATGACAGCTTCACCATCTTCTGTGATCTCCATAAATATAACTG GGTTCAATCCATAAGTTGTTCGAAGGCGTGCCATTGCTCTGATATGTGCTCAAACAGACCATTTCGGAGAGATAGAAGGATAAAACTTGTCAAG ACTGAACTTTGTGGTTGGGGGGTGGTAGCAGCTGAATCTGTAAACAAAGGTGACTTCATAATTGAGTACATTGGCGAAG TTATTGACGATGCCTTGTGTGAGAAAAGGCTTTGGGACATGAAATACAAGGGAGTGAAAAATTTCTACATGTGTGAACTACGGAAAGATTTCACAATTGATGCAACATTCAAGGGAAACTTGTCCCGTTTTCTCAACCATAGTTGTGATCCTAATTGCAAATTGGAAAAATG GCAGGTAGAAGGTGAGACTCGAGTTGGTGTCTTTGCTGCTCGATCCATTGAAGTAGGAGAATCTCTGACCTATGATTACAG ATTTGTGCAGTTTGGACCGGAAGTGAAGTGCCATTGTGGAGCTTCGAATTGTCAAGGCTATCTTGGCAGCAAAAAGAAAATCACAAATAAACTGGACATCTGCTGGGGTTTGAAACGCAAGAGAACGTCTACTTCTTGCCTCGCGATCATTAAAGTGAATTCATGTTAG
- the LOC132602903 gene encoding uncharacterized protein LOC132602903 isoform X3 has translation MPDFANLEISSESNTQIQALVSDQNSHMGFPILQKEDELNLENNGCVELEQKEDKLNLENNGCGELEKKADELILENNGFDELKMKENNGCGELEISPKMPDFGNLLNPPNLEISSESNTQIEALVTDQDSDMVFPILQKEDDLEQKKDELILENNGCGELEQKENELNLENNGIGEDELNLENNGCDELEISQKMPDFGNLLNPSSNLEISSESDNQMQILISDQDSHLGIPILLKEDELKLENNGFGELEMKEEELILESNGFDELKLKNNGNLLDPPNLEISSESDNQMQILKNNGCGLLEKKENELYLGKNGCGELEMKEEELMLENNGCGELVMKEDELMPENNGCVELEANENELILENNGCCGELEKKENELILEKNGYVELEMKEDELNLENSGCVELEMKGDELVLEKNGYVELEMKENELNLDNSGCELEVKENQLILENNGCGDLEMKEDELILENNGCGESEMKENQLILENNGCGELETKEDQLILENNGCGELNLENNGCIELEMKENELILENNGFGELENKEDELNLENNGCVELEMKENELILEHNGCGELEMKEDELILENNGCGELEQKEDELILENNGCVELEQKEDELILENNGCGELNLENNGCDELGFRGLRPNGGGSVAKKSLDEFVKDWVDRRINGGVDKRNCILPFLVHAPKSLECSVCQRLIFPGEEVECSVRDCTGVFHSECAKEILGSSSPKAFKCPQHVCYVCNKKIHLWRCIRCPLASHDKCAAFPEHVVHLNDQPGRVICWKHPSDWRLLEKHEASTSNLEEIFKNLPLPYMEEEFKIDINWKDMIDNRSEPPPYVHIKRNVYLIKRKRDDINADIGCTSCRSTECSDSCVCRVQSISCSKACHCSDMCSNRPFRRDRRIKLVKTELCGWGVVAAESVNKGDFIIEYIGEVIDDALCEKRLWDMKYKGVKNFYMCELRKDFTIDATFKGNLSRFLNHSCDPNCKLEKWQVEGETRVGVFAARSIEVGESLTYDYRFVQFGPEVKCHCGASNCQGYLGSKKKITNKLDICWGLKRKRTSTSCLAIIKVNSC, from the exons AGTTGGAACAGAAAGAAGATAAGTTAAATCTTGAAAACAATGGTTGTGGTGAGTTGGAAAAGAAAGCAGATGAGTTAATTCTTGAAAACAATGGTTTTGATGAGTTGAAGATGAAAGAAAATAATGGTTGTGGTGAGTTGGAAATTAGCCCAAAAATGCCTGATTTTGGCAATCTTTTGAACCCTCCAAATCTTGAAATTTCCAGTGAATCTAATACCCAAATAGAGGCACTAGTTACTGACCAAGATTCTGATATGGTGTTCCCTATTTTGCAAAAAGAAGATGACTTGGAACAGAAAAAAGATGAGTTGATTCTTGAAAACAATGGTTGTGGTGAGTTGGAACAGAAAGAAAATGAgttaaatttggaaaataatggtATTGGTGAGGATGAGTTAAATCTGGAAAATAATGGTTGTGATGAGTTGGAAATTAGCCAAAAAATGCCTGATTTTGGCAATCTTTTGAACCCTTCTTCAAATCTTGAAATTTCCAGTGAATCTGATAACCAAATGCAGATACTAATTTCTGACCAAGATTCCCACTTGGGTATCCCTATTTTGCTAAAAGAAGATGAATTGAAACTGGAAAACAATGGTTTTGGTGAGTTGGAAATGAAAGAAGAAGAGTTAATTCTTGAAAGCAATGGTTTTGATGAGTTGAAACTGAAAAATAATGGTAACCTTTTGGACCCTCCAAATCTTGAAATTTCCAGTGAATCTGATAACCAAATGCAGATACTAAAAAATAATGGCTGTGGTTtgttggaaaagaaagagaatgaGTTATATCTGGGAAAAAATGGTTGTGGTGAGTTGGAAATGAAAGAAGAGGAGTTAATGCTTGAAAACAATGGTTGTGGTGAGTTGGTAATGAAAGAAGACGAGTTAATGCCTGAAAACAATGGTTGTGTTGAGTTGGAAGCGAATGAAAACGAGTTGATTCTTGAAAACAATGGTTGTTGTGGTGagctggaaaagaaagaaaatgagttAATTCTTGAAAAAAATGGCTATGTTGAGTTGGAAATGAAAGAGGATGAGTTGAATCTTGAAAACAGTGGTTGTGTTGAGTTGGAAATGAAAGGAGATGAGTTAGTTCTTGAAAAAAATGGGTATGTTGAGTTGGAAATGAAAGAAAATGAGTTAAATCTGGATAATTCTGGTTGTGAGTTGGAAGTGAAAGAAAACCAGTTAATTCTTGAAAACAATGGTTGTGGTGACTTGGAAATGAAAGAAGACGAGTTAATTCTTGAAAATAATGGTTGTGGTGAGTCGGAAATGAAAGAAAACCAGTTAATTCTTGAAAACAATGGTTGTGGTGAGCTGGAAACGAAAGAAGACCAGTTAATTCTTGAAAACAATGGTTGTGGTGAgctaaatttggaaaataatggtTGTATTGAGTTGGAAATGAAAGAAAACGAGTTAATTCTTGAAAATAATGGTTTTGGTGAGTTGGAAAACAAAGAAGATGAGTTAAATCTGGAAAACAATGGTTGTGTTGAGCTGGAAATGAAAGAAAATGAGTTAATTCTTGAACATAATGGTTGTGGTGAGTTGGAGATGAAAGAAGATGAGTTAATTCTTGAAAACAATGGTTGTGGTGAGTTGGAGCAGAAAGAAGACGAGTTAATTCTTGAAAACAATGGTTGTGTTGAGTTGGAGCAGAAAGAAGACGAGTTAATTCTTGAAAACAATGGTTGTGGTGAGTTAAATCTGGAAAACAATGGTTGTGATGAGTTGGGATTTAGGGGTTTGAGGCCAAATGGTGGTGGGTCGGTGGCGAAAAAGAGTTTGGATGAGTTTGTCAAAGATTGGGTTGATAGGAGAATCAATGGTGGTGTTGATAAACGCAATTGTATATTGCCATTCCTTGTTCATGCTCCGAAATCG CTTGAGTGCTCCGTTTGCCAAAGATTAATTTTTCCAGGCGAGGAGGTAGAATGCTCTGTTCGAGATTGTACGGGTGTTTTCCACTCAGAATGTGCAAAAGAAATACTTGGGTCATCTTCTCCGAAAGCGTTTAAGTGCCCTCAGCAT GTATGTTATGTTTGTAATAAAAAGATACATCTCTGGCGGTGCATCAGATGTCCACTAGCATCACATGACAAGTGTGCCGCATTTCCGGAGCACGTGGTTCATTTAAATGATCAGCCAGGGCGAGTTATTTGTTGGAAGCATCCATCAGATTGGCGTCTTCTGGAGAAG CATGAAGCCTCAACAAGTAATTTGGAG GAGATATTCAAGAATTTGCCTTTACCATACATGGAGGAGGAGTTCAAGATTGACATAAATTGGAAAGACATGATTGACAACAGATCTGAACCACCTCCATACGTGCATATCAAGAGAA ATGTCTACCTCATTAAAAGAAAACGTGATGACATTAATGCTGATATTGGGTGCACGAGCTGCAGATCCACTGAATGCTCGGACAGTTGTGTTTGCAG GGTTCAATCCATAAGTTGTTCGAAGGCGTGCCATTGCTCTGATATGTGCTCAAACAGACCATTTCGGAGAGATAGAAGGATAAAACTTGTCAAG ACTGAACTTTGTGGTTGGGGGGTGGTAGCAGCTGAATCTGTAAACAAAGGTGACTTCATAATTGAGTACATTGGCGAAG TTATTGACGATGCCTTGTGTGAGAAAAGGCTTTGGGACATGAAATACAAGGGAGTGAAAAATTTCTACATGTGTGAACTACGGAAAGATTTCACAATTGATGCAACATTCAAGGGAAACTTGTCCCGTTTTCTCAACCATAGTTGTGATCCTAATTGCAAATTGGAAAAATG GCAGGTAGAAGGTGAGACTCGAGTTGGTGTCTTTGCTGCTCGATCCATTGAAGTAGGAGAATCTCTGACCTATGATTACAG ATTTGTGCAGTTTGGACCGGAAGTGAAGTGCCATTGTGGAGCTTCGAATTGTCAAGGCTATCTTGGCAGCAAAAAGAAAATCACAAATAAACTGGACATCTGCTGGGGTTTGAAACGCAAGAGAACGTCTACTTCTTGCCTCGCGATCATTAAAGTGAATTCATGTTAG